TGGAACTTCAGCTGCTTTTGCATGGTTGATTGCTTCTACGGTTTGTGGCATAACTCCATCATCAGCAGCAACAACTAGAATCGCAACATCCGTTACTTGAGCACCACGAGATCGCATGCTTGTAAATGCAGCGTGCCCTGGAGTATCCAAGAACGTAATTTTCTTGCCGTCATTCTCAACCTGATAAGCGCCAATATGTTGCGTAATACCACCAGCTTCTCCTGCAGTAACCTTCGTATGACGGATGGAATCCAATAATGTTGTTTTCCCGTGGTCTACATGCCCCATAATGGTTACAACTGCTGGTCGTTCTACCAAGTCTTCCGGTTTATCCTCCGAAATATATTTATCTAAATCCGTATCTTCAAGAATGATTTCTTTTTCAACTTCTACATCAAATTCAGCACAAATTAATTCAATAGAATCGTCATCTAAATCTTGATTTTTTGTTGCCATTACACCAAGGAACATCAGCTTTTTTATAATTTCTGACGCATCTTTATTTAATTTATCAGCAAGTTCACTAACCGTTAACGTACCATGATATTTGATTGCTTTAGGTGTTTCTTTTTTCACCGTTTGTTGATTAGCTGGTGCTTTCGTATTGCTCTTGCCTTTTTTCCCTTTTATTTGCTTTCCGTGGGTTTTTTGCTGTTGCTTGTTTGGTTTATGCTGAGTGTTTGATTTATGTTGATTATTTGATTTGTTTTGTTTCATGTTGTTTTGCTGACTATGATTCGAATTTGATGGATTCACATGTTGCTTTGGTTTTTTAGTCTTTGTTTGATTAGCATCTCCTGCTTCTTTCTTGTCTTGCTTTTGCGCTTTATATTTTTTATCAAGCATGGCAATTGTATTTGGAGAAATTGTCGACATATGATTTGTCACATCGACATCCTTTTCCTTAAGAAATGCAACTACTGCTTTACTTGATAGATTATTTTGTTTTGCATATTCATATACACGCATTTTACTCATACGTTCACCCCCGAATTTATTCCCCGAGTAGCGTCTTAATCTTAGCAGCAAATCCTGCGTCTAAAATAGCTACTGCTACTCTCTGGGTCTTCCCAATTGCATTCGATAACGTTTCTCGGTCATCTACTATAGCATATGGGATTTTATAGGTTTTACATTTATCGGTTAGTTTCTTTTTCGTTTGTGGACCAATATCCCTTGCCAGCAAGATTAATACAGCGCGTCTGGCTCTGATATCTTTGAGTATGGCATCTTCACCAAGCGAACATTTTCCAGCTCGAAAAGCAAGGCCAACAAGGTTAAGATAACTATTTTTCATTTGTTGGACCTGCAACTAACTCTCTTAATTCATTAAAAACTGTTGCGTCAACGGTCGCATTTAAATGCTTGTTTAACGCATTTGTTTTTTCCGCTTGGTCAATAACAGCAATATCCTTACAAAGATAAGCTCCCCTGCCATTTTTCTTACCAGTTGGGTCTACAAAAACTTCTCCCTCTTTATTACGGACCACACGAATTAATTCCTGCTTTGGCATCATTTCATTTGTTACAACGCATCTGCGAGTAGGCACTTTACGTTTTTTTACCATGCCTGATCCCCTCCTTATTCAAACAAACTTTCTTCATTGTCAGAATAGGCTTCATCTTCTTCGACCAATAACCCTTCTTCTCTTGCTTCTGTTTCACTTTTTATATCAATTTTCCAACCAGTTAATTTCGCTGCAAGCCTTGCATTTTGACCTCGTTTACCAATTGCCAACGATAATTGATAATCCGGTACAATAACGGTTGTTGCCTTCTCTTCCTCATTTACAAGTACAGATATTACCTTGGAAGGGCTTAAAGCATTCGAAACATAAACAGTAGGATCATCAGACCATTGTACAACATCAATTTTTTCACCTTTAAGCTCATTCACAATCGCTTGTACTCTTTGGCCCTTCTGACCGACGCAAGACCCTACAGGATCAATGTCAGGGTCAGGTGCATATACGGAAACTTTAGAGCGATCGCCAGCTTCTCTAGCTACAGATTTAATCTCCACGATCCCATCATATATCTCCGGTACTTCCATTTCAAATAACCGTTTCAGTAACCCGGGATGGGATCTAGAAATATATATTTGCGGTCCCTTACTTGTATTTTCCACTTTCGTAACATACACTTTAATCCGATCATGCACATTGTATTCTTCTGTAGGCATTTGTTCGGCTTCAGCGAGTTTTGCTTCTATTTTACCAAGATGTACATAGACGTACCGTGCATCCTTTCGTTGAATAATCCCAGTCATTACGTCATCCTCGCGATCGGAGTATTCCGAAAAGATAACGCCGCGTTCTGCTTCTCTAACCCTTTGTGTCACAACTTGTTTTGCAGCTTGAGCGGCGATACGGCCAAAATCTTTTGGTGTTACTTCCACTTCAACCACATCATCAATTTCATAATTGGGATTGATTTCTTTTGCTTCTTGAATCGAAATTTCTTGTTGATGATCTTCTACTTCTTCTACAACGTTTTTTCGAGAAAAGACAGCCATCTTTCCCGTTTCCTCATTAAGTTCAACACGAACGTTTGTGGCTGATTTGAAATTCTTTTTGTATGCTGAAATTAAAGCAGCTTCCAGTGCTTCCAATAGAATTTCCTTATCAATACCTTTTTCTCTCGCTAAATAATCAATTGCATCGAACAATTGCGTGCTCACTTTTTTTCTCCCCCTTTAAAACGTTACAGCCAATCTCGCTTTGGCTACTTTGTCAAATGGAATCTCTACCGTTTGATTACGGGTTTTAACTTTATATGATATAGTTAACACATCATTCGTAAAATCAATTAGCTTTCCTTCATATACTTTTTCACCATGGATTGGCTCATATAGTTTAACGTATACTTGCTTATTGATATTCTCAACAAAATCTTGCTTCTTCTTTAAAGGACGCTCTGCACCTGGTGAAGATACTTCTAAAAAATAGGCATCTGAAATTGGGTCTCTTTGATCCAATTGTTCACTCAATTCTTCTGATACTTCTCCACATTCGGTAATATCAACGCCACCTTCTTTATCAATATACACACGTAGGAACCAATTTTTCCCTTCTTTCACATATTCCACATCAACTAATTCAAGGTTTTTTTGTTCCAGGATAGGGAGAACTAATTCTTCCGTTGTTTGTATTACTTTTGAACTCAACACGTATCCTCCTTTTACTTATACTTTTTTTACTCCATGGAAGGTTTGTTTAAGACGCCCGGTCCATATGCTGCATAGCCACTAATTAAAACAAGATGGCTAACTTACCTATAATGCTCTTGCGAAATTGATTAATTCATCTTCATTCACAGCATTTCTGCCTTTGATCAGCAATAACCTGTCTGTCTTCCTTTTAAACACGCATTATTAGTATAAACCAATTTCTGTAATTTCATTTACCAGTAGCTAAACCACTTGAAAACTCCATAGAAACAAAGGCGCAAGTGCCCGTTTAGCAACGTAGTGAATGGAACGAATCAACTAAAGATAAGGAATCATGCCACTAAAAACAGGGGTATGCCGACGCCTGAGCGGCAAGCCCGTTTTTAGTCGGCCTTCCTCTTAGGGACGAACCGATGAGGCCTTATCGTAGGGCGCATTTCTAAAGTCACATAGTTGCTGGACTCATGCGCCGGACGTGACTATTCGGTTATTTCATTATCCATAAGCACCTAAGTTTATACTTTCTTATTCTTTAAAAAAGTTAACCACAACCTTTACGACCGATACTTATCGTAAAGGAGCAGTGACAATCATTAGCCCGCTGAGAAACATGGTATTAATAAAGTGAATCTTCCATCAGTGGGGGTTTTCATTCATCCCCCACGGCTTGTTAGTAACGTAATGGTATGACCTAAAGGCCGCTTACAAAACAGGACATTTAGTTGGGATAAAACATTACCACAGCTGCAATACAGCTTTTAAGAATGGGCTTTGTTCTTCTGCCACATACAAAAACGAGCCAACTTCAATACAAAACCCCTGCCGAAAGGTGTGGCAAGGGAGTTGTGGGAACAAGTTGAAGTATGAAGAAAGAGTGGGTAAATACCCACTCTTTTAAACGTTCGTATCGTTACTTACCAAAAATAGTATATCATATGGTAATGGACCTTGCAAGCTAGAACAAGGAAAGCTGATTTTGTTCAGCCATCCCTTCCAAACATCCGTGGTTATCTAAGTATTCTAAGACAGTTTTGGAAATTTTGCTTCTCTCCCGCAGGTCTTCTTTGGATAGGAATTCTCCTTCTTCTCTAGCTTTTACAATGTTGAGTGCAGCGTTTGTTCCTAAGCCATCGACAGCATTAAACGGTGGAATTAAAGCATCGCCTTCAACAATAAATTCTGTCGCACTAGAACGATAGAGATCTACTTTCTTAAAAGAAAAACCTCGTTCACACATTTCTAAAGACAGTTCTAAAACGGTCAGTAAACTTTTTTCTTTCGGAGAGGCATCATTTCCTTTAGCGGTTATCATTTCAATCCGTTTACGAATAGCATTGGATCCTTTAATCATCGTGTCGAGCTCAAAGTCATCTGCTCGAACAGTAAAATAGGCAGCATAAAAGAAAATCGGATGATGCACTTTGAAATAAGCAATTCGAACAGCCATCAATACATAAGCCGCGGCATGCGCTTTTGGAAACATATACTTAATCTTTTTACAAGACTCGATATACCAATCTGGAACATCGTGCTTTTTCATTTCTGTAATCCACTCGTCTTTTAGTCCTTTCCCTTTACGGACAAACTCCATAATTTGGAAGGCTAAGGAGGCATCGAGACCCTTATGCATGAGATAAACCATAATATCATCGCGACAACCAATGACGTCTGGGAGTTCACAAATACCATCATTAATTAGCTCTTGAGCATTACCTAGCCACACATCGGTACCATGTGATAAACCAGAAATAATGACAAGCTCTGCGAATGTATTCGGTTTTGTATCTTCAAGCATTTGCCGAACAAACTTCGTTCCAAATTCTGGTACACCAAGCGTTCCCGTTTTACAATTGATTTGTTCTGCCTTCACCCCTAAGGCTTCAGGACCCGAAAAGATTGTCATCACATCTGGATCATCTGTCGGGATTGTTTTCGGATCAATTCCGCTTAAATCCTGGAGCATACGTATGACTGTCGGATCATCGTGTCCAAGTATATCCAATTTCAATAAATTGTCATGAATGGAATGGAAATCAAAATGCGTCGTCCTCCATTCACTGTTTCTATCATCTGCTGGATATTGAATAGGCGTAAAGTCAAATATTTCTTTATCGTCAGGAACAACAATTATTCCTCCAGGATGCTGACCTGTCGTTCGTTTCACTCCTGTACATCCTTTTACAAGTCGATCAACTTCTGCGTTTTTATAGACCAGCTGTTTATCTGAAGCATACCCTTTGACGTAACCATATGCTGTTTTTTCTGCAATCGTTCCAATTGTTCCAGCACGGTAAACATTGTCAATTCCGAACAATTCTTTCGTATAATTGTGAGCGCGTGGCTGATAAGATCCGGAAAAGTTCAAATCAATATCAGGAACTTTGTCACCTTTAAAGCCTAAAAATGTTTCGAACGGAATATCTTGTCCATCTTTAGTTAATGGAGTTGCGCATGTTGGGCAATTCTTATCTGGCAGGTCAAATCCACTTCCTACCGAGCCATCCGTAATAAACTCATTGTAATGACAGGACGGGCACACATAATGTGGTGGCAATGGATTTACTTCAGTTATTTCTGTCATTGTCGCCACAAAAGAGGATCCGACTGAACCCCTGGAACCTACCAAGTAACCATCATCGAGAGACTTTTTAACTAGTTTTTGGGAGATAAGATAAATAACACTAAATCCATGACCAATAATACTTTTCAGTTCTTTTTCTAATCGGTCCGTAACGATTTCGGGAATCGGCTCGCCGTAAATTTTCTTTGCTCTTGTATAGCAAAGGTCACGTATTTCCTGATCTGCTCCTTCAATCGTCGGTGTAAACAGCCCATCCTTAACTGGTGCTATTTCTTCAATTTCATCAGCAATAGCTTGGGTATTCGTAATGACAATTTCAGTTGCCTTCTTTTCCCCTAAAAAGTAAAAGGCCTCTAGCATTTCATTGGTCGTACGAAATGGTGTTTGTGGCAATGTCACTCGGTTTAATGGATTTCCAGCTTGAGAAGCGATAAGAATTTGTCTGTAAATCTGATCCTGTTCATCTAGATAATGAACATTTCCCGTAGCGACTACTTTTTTATCCATACGCTCACCTAACTGGACAAGATTTTTAATAATATCTAATAGCTGCGCCTCATTCTGCACTAAATCTTTTTCTATTAAATGGGCATAATTTGCAGGTGGCTGCACTTCAATATAATCATAGAATCGGGCAACAGCTTCTGCTTCTTCTGCTGATTTTTGCATCATTGTCTCAAACACTTCGCCCTGATCACAGGCAGATCCGACGAGAATTCCTTTACGATATTTTTGTAATACCGATCGAGGCAAGCGAGGGACCCGGTAAAAATAATCGATATGGGCATAAGAAACAAGCTTATACAGGTTTTTTAACCCTTCTTCTGTTTGTGCGATTAATATACAGTGAAAAGGTCGCGAACGCTGATATGCGTTACCTTCGCCCATATGATTGTTCAGTTGGTTATGATTGGTAATCTCTTTTTCGAGCAATGCTTGAACAAGCTTCCATAATAAATAGCCTGTTGCCTCCGCATCATAAATCGCCCGGTGATGCTGTGTTAATTCAATATCCAGATGCTTACATAACGTATTCAACCGATGATTCTTCAAATGCGGAAATAGGAATCTGGCTAACTCCAACGTATCAATGACCGCATTTGCCGCTTTGTCAAACCCTAGTTTTTTAAAACCTTGATTTAAAAATCCCATATCAAAACTTGCATTATGGGCTACTAAAATATCATCTGCCATCCAATTACGAAAGTCGGTTAAGACCTCTTCTACTTCTGGTGCGTTTTGTACCATCTCATCGGTAATCCCGGTAAGATCTGTTGTTGTCTGTGATAAAGGATGGTGCGGATTTGCAAAAGACTCGAATCGATCGACAATTTCACCTTGATGGATTTTAACCGCAGCCAATTCAATAATCGTATCATAAACAGCCGATAAACCAGTCGTTTCTACGTCAAATACAACATATGTACCAGTAGCTAAATCTAAATCTTTGTCATTATAAGCGATAGGCACTCCGTCATCGACTAAATTTGCCTCTACACCGTACAGCACTTTTATATTGTGCTTCTTCCCTGCATTATAAGCCTCTGGGAAGCCTTGAACCCCTGCATGGTCAGTAATTGCTATCGCTTTATGTCCCCATTTGGCAGCTTGGGCAATTAAATTTGCCGGGGAAACGACAGCATCCATTTGGCTCATCGTCGTATGTGCATGCAATTCGACCCTTTTTTCTTCATCTGGGGCTACGTCTTTTCGAGGCTCCACTTTAATCTCATGAATATCATTAGCCATCATTGCTAGTTCGTTTGAATACATATCTGTTTGGATGCTGCCTCGAGCTTTGATCCACATGCCCTCTTTCACAACATCAAATTTCTCTGCATCCTCTTCGCCTTTGGAGAACATTTTAATTTGCAGCGAGTCGGTATAATCTGTTGCCTTTATGATAAGCAAGCTGCGGCCCGAGCGTAGTTTGCGAATATCAACAGCGAAAATATAACCTTGAACCGTTACTCTGCGTTCTTCTTCTAATATTTCTTCCATCTGAACAGGCTCATCTTGAATTTTGTAGCCAAACATCAATGGTTTATTTTCTGGCTGAAGCTTTGCTTGATCTCGTTTCGTTTTTTCTTGTATCGTACGCTGTACCAGTTGCTGATCCTCGGCGGCTTTCTGTTCTTTAAATTGCTGGATAGCTTCTAATTCTGGTTTGACTTCAATTTGCAAGTGAAAATTAGGCAAACCTGATTTGGAGCAATAAGCTTTGAACGGCTCTTCTAGTCGCTTTTTAACAGCTTTTCCTTCTGCTTCATTTCTTGCGGTTAACATAATATTATTACCGTTAACCTTTGGCGTTTGTGATTGGACCATATCTTTGTACGCTGGTGATAAATGGGTAAAAGATTGAATAAAATTTTCCCAATAATTGAGAGTTGTCTGCTCACTACATGATCTATTTGCTGTTTCAATCGTCAATTCCACATTGGCAATTTGTGCAAAGCAAGTTTGTAGCTGATGTTTAAATAGTTGATAAACTTCACACGGCAATACTTGATTGGTACTTATATGAAAATGCCATGTCTTTGTTTGCTTAAAAATTTCCAGCTTATTTAAGTAACTATCCGCAAAATAGGCTAAATGGTCTTCTGAAATCTGCAATTGCCTTAACAGTACATCCATTTTTTCTTTTTTTGAAATATCCATTTGTATCCTCCTGTACCGTCCATTAAATAAAAAGCTGTAAAACCCCTGCCGCACAAACTGACAAGGGTTTTATTCTTTGTATTACTGTTTAAAGGAATAAACGTTGAATATCGTTCCAAGTAACAATAATCATAAGCAGCATCAAAAGCGCAAAGCCGACAAAATGAAACAAGCCTTCTTTTTCAGGAGCAATTGGCTTGCCACGTACAGCCTCGATCCCCACAAATAATAATCTGCCACCATCCAAAGCCGGCAGTGGAACGAGATTGACGATCCCTAAGTTAATACTTAACATCGCCGTCCAGAGCAGGAAGTTCGTAAAGCCGGTTTGAACAATTTGATCTGTGGCATCATATATACCAACTGGGCCAGATAATGCATCAAGTGACAATTGTCCTGAGATTAGCATACCTAAGTTGGTCAAAATGAGCTTCGTTGTTTCATACGTTTTTGAAAAACCGTACGTCACCGTGCCAAGAATTGATTTTTCATATGCCGGATAGACTCCTATTTGACCAAAAGACTCTTGTCCTTCAACACCTTCTACTTCTTTTGGTATGATTGTTAATGTAACCTCTTCTCCATCACGAAGAACTGTTACATCAAGCTCTTCACTTGGACGTTCTCTGATGATGGTTGTAAATTCCTCCCAAGTTGATATTGGCTCTCCTTCTAATTGCACTACTTCATCGCCATTCTGCATACCAGCTTCAGCTGCTGGGCTATCCGCTATGATTTCACCCATCCTTGCTTCCTCAACTTGAGTTCCTTGTACTAGCCCTATGATGATAAAAATAACGATCGCTAAGATAAAGTTCATCATTGGTCCTGCAAACAATTGCATTGCCCGCTGTCCCACAGTTTTTGAAGCGAACTGTCTGTCATACGGTGCAATTTGTGTTTCTTGTTCATCCATAACAAAAAAAGCTTTCGGATCTACTTCAAAAATCAGCTTCTCCTCTTCGTCACCAACTTCATAGCCTTTAATTTGCAACGCGTGGTCCAAGTCTGCTTCTTCAATTTCAATGATGCGAGCATGTGGGTGCTTTGATTTGTGATTAACGATAATTTTATTCACTTTTCCTGATTCACTAAATTCCAATCCGACATGATGTCCAGGTTTTAATTCAATAATCTCTGGATCAAACCCTGCAACTCGTACATACCCACCGATTGGAAGGAGCCGAATGGTATAAACGGTTTCGTTCCGAGTAAAGGCAAACACTTTTGGGCCAAAACCAATCGCAAATTCGCGAGCCAACATGCCAGCTCGTTTAGCAAAGATTAAATGTCCCCATTCATGAATGAATACGAGGAGACCAAACATCAAAATAAACGCGATTACTGTATTCAAATAAAGCACCTTCCTTTAGAAGTATAGGATGACCTTACACCTGCTTGATGCGTAATAAAGCAACACACACCTGAATTGATTCCTTACTATTTTAGTCCATTCACAAAAGGCAAGCGGTGGAACTATTTTTCTCTATCTTGTATAAAAAGTTACTTTTCTTTCTACTTTAT
This genomic interval from Virgibacillus pantothenticus contains the following:
- the rimP gene encoding ribosome maturation factor RimP, translated to MSSKVIQTTEELVLPILEQKNLELVDVEYVKEGKNWFLRVYIDKEGGVDITECGEVSEELSEQLDQRDPISDAYFLEVSSPGAERPLKKKQDFVENINKQVYVKLYEPIHGEKVYEGKLIDFTNDVLTISYKVKTRNQTVEIPFDKVAKARLAVTF
- a CDS encoding PolC-type DNA polymerase III, producing the protein MDISKKEKMDVLLRQLQISEDHLAYFADSYLNKLEIFKQTKTWHFHISTNQVLPCEVYQLFKHQLQTCFAQIANVELTIETANRSCSEQTTLNYWENFIQSFTHLSPAYKDMVQSQTPKVNGNNIMLTARNEAEGKAVKKRLEEPFKAYCSKSGLPNFHLQIEVKPELEAIQQFKEQKAAEDQQLVQRTIQEKTKRDQAKLQPENKPLMFGYKIQDEPVQMEEILEEERRVTVQGYIFAVDIRKLRSGRSLLIIKATDYTDSLQIKMFSKGEEDAEKFDVVKEGMWIKARGSIQTDMYSNELAMMANDIHEIKVEPRKDVAPDEEKRVELHAHTTMSQMDAVVSPANLIAQAAKWGHKAIAITDHAGVQGFPEAYNAGKKHNIKVLYGVEANLVDDGVPIAYNDKDLDLATGTYVVFDVETTGLSAVYDTIIELAAVKIHQGEIVDRFESFANPHHPLSQTTTDLTGITDEMVQNAPEVEEVLTDFRNWMADDILVAHNASFDMGFLNQGFKKLGFDKAANAVIDTLELARFLFPHLKNHRLNTLCKHLDIELTQHHRAIYDAEATGYLLWKLVQALLEKEITNHNQLNNHMGEGNAYQRSRPFHCILIAQTEEGLKNLYKLVSYAHIDYFYRVPRLPRSVLQKYRKGILVGSACDQGEVFETMMQKSAEEAEAVARFYDYIEVQPPANYAHLIEKDLVQNEAQLLDIIKNLVQLGERMDKKVVATGNVHYLDEQDQIYRQILIASQAGNPLNRVTLPQTPFRTTNEMLEAFYFLGEKKATEIVITNTQAIADEIEEIAPVKDGLFTPTIEGADQEIRDLCYTRAKKIYGEPIPEIVTDRLEKELKSIIGHGFSVIYLISQKLVKKSLDDGYLVGSRGSVGSSFVATMTEITEVNPLPPHYVCPSCHYNEFITDGSVGSGFDLPDKNCPTCATPLTKDGQDIPFETFLGFKGDKVPDIDLNFSGSYQPRAHNYTKELFGIDNVYRAGTIGTIAEKTAYGYVKGYASDKQLVYKNAEVDRLVKGCTGVKRTTGQHPGGIIVVPDDKEIFDFTPIQYPADDRNSEWRTTHFDFHSIHDNLLKLDILGHDDPTVIRMLQDLSGIDPKTIPTDDPDVMTIFSGPEALGVKAEQINCKTGTLGVPEFGTKFVRQMLEDTKPNTFAELVIISGLSHGTDVWLGNAQELINDGICELPDVIGCRDDIMVYLMHKGLDASLAFQIMEFVRKGKGLKDEWITEMKKHDVPDWYIESCKKIKYMFPKAHAAAYVLMAVRIAYFKVHHPIFFYAAYFTVRADDFELDTMIKGSNAIRKRIEMITAKGNDASPKEKSLLTVLELSLEMCERGFSFKKVDLYRSSATEFIVEGDALIPPFNAVDGLGTNAALNIVKAREEGEFLSKEDLRERSKISKTVLEYLDNHGCLEGMAEQNQLSLF
- the rnpM gene encoding RNase P modulator RnpM; the encoded protein is MVKKRKVPTRRCVVTNEMMPKQELIRVVRNKEGEVFVDPTGKKNGRGAYLCKDIAVIDQAEKTNALNKHLNATVDATVFNELRELVAGPTNEK
- a CDS encoding L7Ae/L30e/S12e/Gadd45 family ribosomal protein encodes the protein MKNSYLNLVGLAFRAGKCSLGEDAILKDIRARRAVLILLARDIGPQTKKKLTDKCKTYKIPYAIVDDRETLSNAIGKTQRVAVAILDAGFAAKIKTLLGE
- the nusA gene encoding transcription termination factor NusA; translated protein: MSTQLFDAIDYLAREKGIDKEILLEALEAALISAYKKNFKSATNVRVELNEETGKMAVFSRKNVVEEVEDHQQEISIQEAKEINPNYEIDDVVEVEVTPKDFGRIAAQAAKQVVTQRVREAERGVIFSEYSDREDDVMTGIIQRKDARYVYVHLGKIEAKLAEAEQMPTEEYNVHDRIKVYVTKVENTSKGPQIYISRSHPGLLKRLFEMEVPEIYDGIVEIKSVAREAGDRSKVSVYAPDPDIDPVGSCVGQKGQRVQAIVNELKGEKIDVVQWSDDPTVYVSNALSPSKVISVLVNEEEKATTVIVPDYQLSLAIGKRGQNARLAAKLTGWKIDIKSETEAREEGLLVEEDEAYSDNEESLFE
- the rseP gene encoding RIP metalloprotease RseP, with the translated sequence MNTVIAFILMFGLLVFIHEWGHLIFAKRAGMLAREFAIGFGPKVFAFTRNETVYTIRLLPIGGYVRVAGFDPEIIELKPGHHVGLEFSESGKVNKIIVNHKSKHPHARIIEIEEADLDHALQIKGYEVGDEEEKLIFEVDPKAFFVMDEQETQIAPYDRQFASKTVGQRAMQLFAGPMMNFILAIVIFIIIGLVQGTQVEEARMGEIIADSPAAEAGMQNGDEVVQLEGEPISTWEEFTTIIRERPSEELDVTVLRDGEEVTLTIIPKEVEGVEGQESFGQIGVYPAYEKSILGTVTYGFSKTYETTKLILTNLGMLISGQLSLDALSGPVGIYDATDQIVQTGFTNFLLWTAMLSINLGIVNLVPLPALDGGRLLFVGIEAVRGKPIAPEKEGLFHFVGFALLMLLMIIVTWNDIQRLFL